AAAGACCCGACTTACAAAATCAAAGCCCTTAAGACCCCCAAGCGGCTTCCGGAATTTGTGCAGGAAGAGGCGATTGAAAAAATCCTTGATGAAATGGTGTATGAACCCACATTTGAGGGAAAAAGAGACCGTATGGTCATGGAATTTCTTTACCTCACAGGGGTACGTCTTTCTGAATTATTGGACTTAAAATGGAAGGACATAAACTTGCACACAGCCACGATAAAGGTGTTAGGAAAAAGAAAAAAAGAGCGAATAATACCGATCACAAAAACTCTAAAAGAAAATATTCTTTCGTACAAAAAAGTATTTGAAGAAACATTTCCGAATTTCAATGAGAGTGATTATTTTATCGTTACTAATAGCAAAGAGCAGGCCTACCCTATGAAGATTTACCGCATTGTGAGACATTATTTGGACCTTTTTGCTCAGACGACCAAACGAAGCCCCCATTTGCTGAGACATACCTTTGCCACCCATTTACTCAACAAAGGGGCAGACCTTAATGCGGTAAAAGATTTATTGGGCCATGCCAACCTTGCTGCTACCCAAGTATACACACATAATTCCTTGGAAAAACTTAAGGCTGTGTTTGAACAGGCACATCCTAAGGCTTAATATACGTTTAACTTTAAATCTTTACAGTTATGAAACTTCAAATGCATTCCATCCATTTCGATGCCGATCGCAAGCTAATCGACTTCATCCAAAAGAAGGCGGATAAATTGGATACTTTCTATGATCGTATTGTCGACGGTGAAGTTTTTTTGAGATTAGACAAAAATGAAAAAAATGAAAATAAAATTGTTGAAATAAAAATGAATGTGCCGGGTAAAACCCTTTTTGCCAAACACCAAAGTGATTCTTTTGAGGCGGCAGCGGACGAAGCGGTGGAAGCCCTTCGCAGACAGATCAAAAAGTTCAAGGAAAAAACGGCACTGACCAATCAATAAAGAAGGCCCCGTCAAAAGACGGGGTTTTTTCTTTTTAAATCTGCTGGGACTTCCCCGATCTTATACCAAAATAGATAAATAAAACCGAGCAGAGCAGCATCAGGCCAATAAATACCTTCCATTCAGCAAATAGATCAAAGGTAATCCCGAACAAAAGGGGACCCAAGGCAGCGAGATAATAACCCATGGACTGGGCCATT
This Cecembia calidifontis DNA region includes the following protein-coding sequences:
- a CDS encoding tyrosine-type recombinase/integrase is translated as MIDSFINYLELEKRASAHTVLAYRKDLEQFSDFCQTAFEKEDISKAEHTEIRAWIIDLVEQQLSATSVNRKIATLRSFYKFLLRSGELSKDPTYKIKALKTPKRLPEFVQEEAIEKILDEMVYEPTFEGKRDRMVMEFLYLTGVRLSELLDLKWKDINLHTATIKVLGKRKKERIIPITKTLKENILSYKKVFEETFPNFNESDYFIVTNSKEQAYPMKIYRIVRHYLDLFAQTTKRSPHLLRHTFATHLLNKGADLNAVKDLLGHANLAATQVYTHNSLEKLKAVFEQAHPKA
- the hpf gene encoding ribosome hibernation-promoting factor, HPF/YfiA family, whose translation is MKLQMHSIHFDADRKLIDFIQKKADKLDTFYDRIVDGEVFLRLDKNEKNENKIVEIKMNVPGKTLFAKHQSDSFEAAADEAVEALRRQIKKFKEKTALTNQ